The sequence CAGTTGGATCAAGAAAATAGGAAAGCTGTATTTGGACAGAATGGGAATGACAGAAGCAACATGTCTACAAAGTGACAAATCATATATACAAAACAACAATGATAAGTAAATTATCATATCTGATTAAATAAACATCCTACAATAAGTTGACTACTAATATGTATTTCTCGTTTGCCAATTCCTTTTGTACAAGTATGTATAACAATATTTATTTCAGCGGGCTTCTCTGCGTTGGTTCtcataaaaagaaaaggaaaaagaaatactGATCAGAGAAGAGCAAATAACGAGAAGAATACATGAATATAAACCATGCAGAGTATCATCACAGAACAATACAAGTGAGACATGCGGCTATTGTTTTGTAAGTCCCTTGGATCAAAGAAgtggagaaggaagaaaaagtaaaAGGACTTACAGTGCAAGGTATGTTACTGCTCTCTTTCTGATTTGTTGAAATGTTTAAAGTAAGCTTTATATCCTTAATTATCCTTGCCAGAGATGATAAAAAACTTTTCACACTCCAACTTTTTGAAAGAGCTTGAAAGTATTCAGTTACTGAACTGATAGAAACTGAGTGGCTGCCACTAGACTTCAATTGATCAGGGCACTCAACGAGAACAAGTCCTGAAGACTGATATTTTCCAGGAGATTGTTCTATTTGCCCCCCACTGTGTTGTGGCGAATGAGTACCCAGTTTGCAAACTTCATAAACTGTAAGAATGCAAAATAGATAAAAGTAAGGAACAAACTTTCAAACACAATGAATTAGAATAATTATATGGAGATTATGAGATTACTAAACTATGACTAATTGACAAGTCACCCCAGTAATGACAAAATATTGTTATATTATTTTGGATGTTTATATCTATTACAATGTTGTGATCGAATAGAAAGAAAtcaattatattgcatccatgaaGCCATAAAAGTTGGTACAGTGTTATCTTAAAGCATAATAACTGGCTGTAAATATTGCCTCTGAACGAAACGTATAGCTTGCACAAATAGTAAATACAAAGGTAGGAAAGGTGGCATTAGGCCTAAAACTCTATACATGTCTCATTGTCAATTTGTCATACAGCCAACACAGTGAACCAATGATGTTCATTGGATTCATAGACACTTTGCAGGCATATGTGTAGAAAATAATCAATAGCTATCAAGATTTTAAGTTGATGAACTTGAGTTCTACCTTACTGATCAACATTAATTACCGCTAATTAGCACCGATCATTGCTAGCTATAGAGAAGAAGCAACGTTATAGACACTTACTTGTTCCAAGCTGCATGAAAAAATCAGTCGCTGCAGAAGTAAGCAAATCAATATCGGGGCACAGTGCATAGTAAGTAACCTGAAAAGCGAACAAATGAGAAATATATGAATCCCAAAACTGTAAAACCCATTCCAGAGTAACCAAAACAAAGAAACACTTAGTACTCTAGATTCAAGAATGGCTATAGAACTTAGGGCCAATTTGCAGTTGTGTTGTGTTGTTCTATTTCCTGATACGGAATACTTAAAGGGCAGACCGGTGCCCGTAGCTCCTGCTTGCGCAAGGTCCGACCATTTTGGATCTTTAGTACGCAGCCTTTCCGTGTGTTTCGCCAAGAGGCTGTTTCCGGAACtcaaacccgtgacctcatggtcacaagtcCACACTTTGACCTCATGATATGGAATACTTGCATTACAAAAAATATTTACCAATTCTATTAACATGTTGCTTTTATGGATCCAGAATGACAGTACGAATATGCTTTCAGGCAGTTGATATATCAAAAGGTAATAAAAATATAGTGGGCTATAAGCCACCACAGTGCCAGATTATGCCTTACAGGCTTGGCCGAAGCATAAGGTTCCAAAGGAGCCTTCTCCCACAACTTGAGGCAATTAGCAGAGGTCTTTAACCAATCATCCTGATAACTGCAATTTCAGTACATACATCAGTAACGCATGCAGACAATTAAATGTTAGCTCATTTAATAAATATTTTCAGGGAAACAAGTCTGCTACCCAACAAGAAGAGATGGCGAAGGGAGGACGGCGATGGTTGGTCTAACACGGTGATATCCCTTATGATGCTCCTCTGAAGTGCCTGCGTTGTCTCTAGATGAATCATGACTTGCTCCTTCTAGCAAAATTATACTTGTAACATAACAAATAAGTTGAAGACAAGTTGAGAGATATGGTAGCAGGAATACCTCGATCACTGCTAGACTGGGGTGGGCTCATTGCATCTCCACCAATGGGTATAGAATTTGAAGTCTCTCGAATATCACCAGTAGTATAATGGAAAGAGTATGCATCTCCCATGGCAGCAGATTCTGCTATATTACTTCGACCCCTGCACCAATCAATTACTGATAATGGGCCATCCATGTTTGCAAACGCTGTTTTAAGAGCTGATTTTATATCCGACTGCAACAAGCCAATCATGGATGATTCTGAAACCTGTATCCAAAAAGGGACATggagacatgatgcatggataagTAGAAATGGCAAGAAAAACAGAGCACCAGATTTTTACCTCTGCAGAAAGTGGATCAACTAAATCAACACCAGCGCAATCCTTGGAATGACACGTTCCTAATAGTCCACCACAGCCAGCATGAACCATAGAAGGATCACAAGAAAATCCGCGTCTCCTCTGCTCATCCAAGGAGAGCCAGAAAAAAGAACCATCTCCATCATCCATATCAAGTGCGATATCAACAAATGAAGTAGATTGCTGAACTAGCAGAGCCATGGCACTGAGGAGTTCCACAATAGGTTGTCTTTGTACAGATGGGCTTGTGCCAGAAAATGTTTTAGCGGACAAAGAATCAAGGGGTTTTGCCCCTTTAGGTACCACAACAGACCTCCAAACTCCCACGTTTTCCAATCGGGACCTATCATACATTTCATGGTCAACGTCACTAGACAGCCTAGCTGGTATACTTTCTTTCCTTTTCATGTCATATTTGGGGACAAGATCCGAGTTACTACTGCTCTCTGTCTGCATAGCACTGGACAAGGCACTTTTTAACTCAGCAGATGCTTTGGTTCTCAGAGACACTAGTGTATGCCTTATTCTGCACATGGCAGCCTGAAATGTGATGCATTCAATTTCAGTTGCAAGCGCGGTCTTCATAGATAGGAGGAAATACCCAACATTAAGCATGTTATCACTCTTCTTTTGCAAAGTCAGAGAAGAGCTAAATGAAGTTTCACCAGAAACAGGTCTTGATGTTTCTCCCTTGCATGATTGTTCGTCTGCATTGTTTAAGCTCTTTTCACTCTCATTTTTCCTACCTTGCACAAGTGTGTATAAGCTCGATCGACCAACATCACGTGAAAGATTAGCTGGTGTTAGTTTATCAGACTTCTCAGACTTGTCTCCTGCAGACTCAACTTTAGAACTTTGTGTGACATCATATGAATAAACTCTTGAGCTAAAACCGCAACTCCCTCTTTTTTTCGATCGGGGCAAGTAGGGATTTGTAAACAGTGTTGCTGGCGTCTCGCAACTGGAAATTTCAACAGCTGCATATTCTGGTGCAAACGTGAGTGTAGCTTCAGCTCTGGTGAGAAAATCAGATCTACTAGATGATAATACAAAGGACTGGGACACTGCAGGTGATGCAATTTCTTTGAGAGGCTCCTGAACTTTAGAAGCAACATCCTGAATAGGTGACATCGTATGGTGGCTAAATGCCTCCATAGATGTGAAACCAACAGGAGAAAGTCTTTGTTCAGGTATATCCATAGCTATGGATGGACTATCTATGAATGGCATGTCTCCATATTCTGAAGCAGGGGTTACTAAAGCATGTGATTCAGCAGTACCTGGAGGCTACATAAAATGGAACATCAGGATTATAGCAGGTAAGTCAgaaagaagtgatcctaaaacacaAATATCATCGTCATACAGTTTTCTACTTGCATGTCCAGAAAAGGTAGTATGTCATTTACATTTAAAGAAGGGTTCTGCATTGTGCTCATTGTTTAGATCCAACAAGCAGAGAATTCCACGTTTCATGGCTAGTAGACAGGGTAGAAGGTTAAAAGGAACAAGTTGCACATTATTTCACAAGCTTTTGGTGATATCATAAGCAACATGTTTCAACGCATGAAATATGTGAGTAAGTCAATAAATGGTCCTTGATTACAGTCTAAAAGCTTGACAAAGCAGAAGTGAAGTAATTGGCTACAATCTAGAAACTTAAACAAGCAGCAGCAACAATAGCAACCTTTTGTTAAAAAATGCACAATATTGCAGGAGCGTGAAATGCAACGAAGTCAATACAATATATTAAGTTGCAGAAAACAACTAGTGATGTATTTAACGGAATTAAATATTTTATAAGTACTACAGATTCCTAACAGTCATATTATTGCTGTCAtatgcataatgagttcatcattacCACAGAGCTTCTCATACAAGACCAAGCATAGTCACTCTAAATGTTGTAACCTTGCTTCATCTACAAATAACTACTACGAGGATGATAGGGTACCTACCTCACCAAAATCTAACTCATCCTCTTGAAAGAAGTCACTAAAATCTCCAAACTCCGAGAGAAGTATATCGATGTCCATCACAACCCCCTCTTCACCCCAGCCCCAAGAACATCCCCCCTGactatttgtaccttgcatgttttCCCTAACTTCTTTGCCAGCATGAGAAGAAACTTCCGTTATTTCAGAACGAGAGCGCTTGGATACCTAATTGAATGAATACAAAACATCAAGACTTCTTCAGCACAACGTTGGCGTGGAATTGTACACAATAATGTGATTGTGCGGTAATGTTATCAAGCATTAACATAGCAAAATGAGTTAATAACACAAACAGCGTAACATGTATATATGGAGATTATTCACCAGAATAGAACTTCATGCATGTAATGTGGCAAGAAATTTTGGTTTTGTGGTATTTTAGCATCAACAGATTGGTATATGCTCACAAATTAAACTTCTATGCAATGAAATTTAGTGTTGTGATAGTTTTACGCAAATAATTCTATGCACAAGATGGCATGAACTGCATAGCATGTGTTCTTCCATGTAATGAAATTTCTGCCAGCATCAATTATCAGTTTCCAGATTTTGCTCCATTTTATCACCATCAATGCTTAGATTATTTGCTACGTAACATGTTATGCACTTCCAAAAATAAACTATGCACATATTTGTTCAGCAAGTCATATTCCCGTAGCCTCTATTTCACATGTAAACCTCACTAAGGAGTGAAGATGACAAAATATTTTATGCAGTAGTATACATACTTAGTTTTCTGTAGGAAAAAAGGATGCAGCTACTCATAGCTGATCATTGTTTTACTTACAGCATCATCATTTACACAAAAATTAACTCATATTTCACGCGTATAACTAACTAGAAATAAGTCGATAAGCATGTTCGTATGTCAATAGTGGCATAAGAGTCTTCTGTTAATCACAAGAATGATGTAGCAAAGCATGGTACTACCACTACAAGTTAGCAGCTACTGAGAAGAGGGAAAAAGTAGTGTTGTACTAAAAATTATATATTAAAATGCAATTCTTGAGAAAAAAACTCATTCAATATGGAACAAGTTTGTAAATTAAGAGGAAAACAACACAGTACCACCTTGCTACCAGCAATGTCATTGTTCAATGGCAGATCAGACTGACGGCATGCTGCAGAGTCAGCATCTGCTAAAAGATCACCACCTTTAGCAGCAACTGCATGCCCACTTCCATTAGAAGTGCTACTGACACTACTGATACTACTAGCCATGCCATTGGAGTTGCTATTCCTTTGTCTTCTTAGTCTTAGAAAATTAGAGTTCACACCAAGTCCACGTGAAGATCCAAAGAAAGAGCTGCTAACAGAACAAAACAATTAATGCGGGAGAAATCGGacaaaacaaatttgcaatcaTGATGTATTAAAAGAAGTACTTCAAAAATGTCACGTAATAATAGATGATACAGATCAACTCTTTTGTTGCACCCAGAGATTATAATCCATGTGCACGATTGAATCTATGTAATTCTTGCAAATAACTTTTGGGTACAATGAACCATGGCAACAAAACGTGTTATATTGCATAGAGACTCCGGATGTGCTGTGTGGATGGTGATCCTTAACAAAGAGTTAGTCCAAATTATCACAGTTCCACAACCGCAAGCTGAGCCTTAGAACCTCAAAAAATTGGATAAAATTAGTTGACACTTTTTCTAGGTCTTCTTATTTTGTGGGGATGAAGCAGTAACCCTGATTACAAAATAAGTGCCTTCGTTGATGATGGTGATCTTTAACAAATAGTTAGTCCAGCTTAGCACAGTTTAGCAACCGCAAACTGAGCCTCAGTAACTCTAATTTTTTGGATAAACTTAGCTGCCTGCGGGAATGTGGCAGTTGAGACTTCAGAGCCTTGATTACAAAATAAGTGCCTTTCAAACAACACTAACAGCCTGTTTGGTTGGAAGCCAAAATTTGCAACAATGTGCCACACTTTTCTTAGCCAGATTAGACAAGTATCTCATAACCACAGCTAGACATGCCAAAAATGACGTCATGAGAACATAAGTTATGGCATGGTGGGCTAGGTTATGGCTCCACTTTTCTTGGCCACAAGCCAGCCTGTCAGGCAAAAATATTTGGCATGCTAGGACACTGTTAGGCATCAACTGAAATGGTCCTTGGTGCTGTTTTTCTCCAGTTCAAGAGAAGTTCTGGCCCTCAAATGAGAGCAAGCCAGAAAGGAGTTACTGTAAGGAACATGGGTACGCGATATTACAATTTACAGCAAGGTGGGAGGCAACATACTTTTTGTTCCAATTATTTTATCCTAGTTCTAAAGAAATGATAGTTTGCGCATGCTCATCAATTTAAATTTCTAAGTTCTGAAAAATGGCAGGATTTACCTAGTTGTTCTATGTCCACACCTGGCTCAGAAAGTAGGAGGGTGTTTCTATGTCTTAACATAACGAAAAAATAATCAGAATTTCATGtattcctcttaagaaaaatatTTTCTTGTTATTTTTTAGATCTTGTATTCTACTATTTGGTTCTTACAGATATAGGATAACATCAAAACAGCATTTCAATGCCGTTCTTTCAACATTTTACAGAGTTCATTGTAGATAACAGCACTTCAAGTTGGTCTCTAACGTTTTGACTTATGTGCTGTTCCAGATAGTCATTGATTGATAGAAAAAGCAATGTATGTGAGACTGACCTGTTCCGGAAGTAAGAAGACGGAGAGAAGTTCCAGAATGGCCAAGCCTCCCATGATGAACTGCCCATCCAGTCCTGTGACCACATTCTGTGGGCAACATAATTTAAACCATGCACTCTCCAAACATAACAAGATCATTAGAGCAAGACTATTACCTTTTACTAGAAAAGTGAACAAATGCCTGATGAACCATTGGTACCATAACAGCCTCAGGTGGGTATATAAATGTCCTTTCAAGAGCTGGAAGGCCTTCAGCAGATTCTAACTTTTGCTGCCCATCAGCACCTAAATGAGGGTCGTTCACTGAATCTAATTCTTTCTTAATCTCATTATTTTCCGATTCAGAAGTTTTGTCAGTTGAGGTAGGTGGAAAGCCAAGGGCAACTTCAACATAGTAACTTTGACCTCTCAGCTGGCAGATGGTGGGTTGAGTGAAACCTGGTAGATTAGGTGCCGATAATTTGCTGAAATGTTTACAGAAAGTTACCATGAGAACTGTGAACTGCTCTGCATATGAATATCCTTAAAAGAAACACAAGATCTCACTGACAGGTAACACCCAAGATGTGCAAGCAGGTCTAAGTGTCTAACTCATGAATGAGAGGTCATATCAACAGGCATAGAATGCCAAAAAAAAGATATTTAGCATATAAGTCAATTTGAGTTTTGAGTTCTGAAATACCTTGAATATACTTGTCTCGCGAGGTCACTTGGGCAACAACCAACAAGCCTACCCAGCATTCCACTAGGAGCGACAATAACTGCAGCATTCAATTAAACAGATCATGAATTTGAATATGGATGATATAAAACATAACTTTCATCCAAAAAAAGGCATAAAACATAATTTACATAAACAATGAAGAAACTGACAAAAGCAAAGTTACAAATCAAAGTTATCATGAGCTTGGTCACAGAAATAGAATGCGCAGTGAAGTTAGTTTAACTATTTAGAGAACTATTTTATATTTCAGCCTGGTTCATGATGGTGACTCCAACAATATAAACCACTATATGGCTGTGCTTCTGCCCATTTTGTCAACGTCACAGCACACAGGCTAAGAGAAATACAGAACTATCACCAGCAGCGTGATTACTTAGAAGGGTCTAACTGTCAAACTAACCAATGTAATCGTGTTTTTTAACTAAAGGGATCCCTTTAAATAACAGTACGATACAAAAGGACCATCGATAAAAGTTGAACAATTggaaaactaaatcaaaatgtatgcCATAAGCTAGCATACCACCTCTCGTGAAGTTCTATGTGTAAAGATGAAATTTCAAAAACACCATATTACTGAATGGCTCCCCACTCTAAATGAGATTCGCTTGTCATCTTTTAATCCACCTTATAAAGAACTAAAAAGTAAGATAAAACAGTGGGCAGTCCCTATTTGTAAATCGGATATCCCAAGGACATTTTCAAGTTCCCCTATCACAAGAAAATCATGTCAGATCAGAATTGTGAATAGCACAAATATATTATCCTTTTCCAGCAGATAAGACAGTAGATATTCTAAGGATGTCAATACAGCAAGACATGTAAAGATAGAATTAGTGAATGAAACAGTACCTGGAAGACCTTCACCAACAGAACGGGGAGTGTGTGTGAGAACTTTCTCTATATCATCACTAGATAGGTTCCGCATATATCTAATAGAATAAACCATTTAAAGTAAGACCACTGGTACTAAATAAACTGAAGAAAGCCAACGATATGAGATATGACGGGACATAATAAGAACTGACCTTGCAGATATAATAACATGCACAAAGATTGCTTCCTCAGTGGCCGCAAAGACAAATTCTACTGTAGGTTGTGCTCGCCTATAACACAATGATAACAAAATTAAATGGAACGGAAATCAAGAAAAGCAAAGTTGTCCATGGAAAATAAACAGAAAGCAATGAAACTACATGCCAGACGCATCTGTATCCTCCATGTCACACTGACATTACTTTTTTCACCCGTCGGATCAAAGAGGAATGGTTGCGAGTCTGATGGATTGTAGCATTATCACAAGTTGATATGGACTTCTTCATCATCCAATTACTAGAAGTCAAGAAAGGTCAACCTACTGAGTCATctcgacacttattttgggacggagggagtatgtcagaGGATACGAATTCATGCAGGCCCCACTCCAATGTTTTTATACAAGATAAATGGCCAACAAGTATCTGAATATTAACATTACATTCTCGGCATCATATACAGATTGGCAAAAACAAGGGATGCGGCTATTTTCGAAATCACTATAGCAGAAAGAAAAAAGAATCTATTAAGTTGAAACCCTATGTTGACAATTCGGTTATTGTTTAAACAAAGTTTTGTATCACTAGATGGGCAGGGGCCTTTTCATTTCTTCAAACACAGGAATAATGACCAACTTCACTCTATCCCAATATACCATACACTATCTATTGTAGTGCACAACATTTGAACTTTAACAGACACGTTGCATAAGTTGCTGAACAAAGATTGTAAGAAACTAGTTAACAAAGAATACAAAATGAATAGATAAAGGCATAGCAACTTAGTCACGAACCTAAAGCTATTTTGATTTCTTGTAGGGGGGGTGTATTTTGTAAATACATCACCAAATCTTGCATAGGAAAGCCCTCTTAGTGCTCTGTGCAAGAGAAATTGTCAGATTGGAAATTCATCAATGAGACAGCAAATTATAAATTACAGATTCATACTATAACAGGTATAATGATACCTCTCCAAAGAATTTCTTAAGGCCTGACATAGTGCAGCTGCAACCTCTTCTGAGTTGCCTGGAGCCACCCATAAACCACTTGAAACAACTGCAAAACAGAATAAGCAGTAGAAACAAGCAAATAAATAAGCAAAGTAGACAGTCTAAGACTCCATGCAATAAGAAATATCAACAACAATCAACCTCTTAATTTAGCTACAGCGGGCTGGGTCATTTCAGGTACTGACGAGTGACGGCCAGAAAGAAACAACCAGAGCTTGATCTTCTCATCTGTCATTGTTACAAAAAAAAAAGTTTGGCATAAATATGCATAGGCTAGACGTATGTAGAAAGAAAGATGGATGCAGGTAGTGCACATGATTATTACCAGGGTTATGCTCTCCTTGAGATGGATCCCAAGGACCAACAAAAGAATTTGTCCAAGTACTTAAGAAACCTTCATTCTGCAAGCGAAGATACGCTGACAGCACAGTGCTATTAAGAGCATCTTTCTGCTCGGCTTTTGAACTGGACGAGGAACAGGGATCACAAAAAAGAACACATGCATCAGAACAAAAATAACAAGTGGCAACAAGCAACTAAAGGACAGCACAAAAACGGCATATGGAGGGTACAATTAACACCTTCTATCAGAAGTAGCACTATAATCTGGTTCAACAGGAAGAAATTGAAACCATGATACAGTCTGAAGCTCCCCCTGCAAGCACGAAATATATACATAAGAATTAAGACTAAACCAAAGAAAGCCTATCTGAATAATCTACAGACTAATCCCATAGCAAGCTGGCAGACTAAGTAGGTCAAAAAATATCTCGCTTCCATACTCTTAAGCTCTAGCAGAAACCTACAGATATGAAATGGAACACCATTCGCAGTTTGGAAGTGTGGCAGGTAATGCCTCTCCTGTGCTGTAGTTTGTCATGTTTGAGGAGGGTGGTTCACTAGCTCTCCTAACTTCCCAACTTTGCAATCAGTTCCAAGTTCTACTTCTACTTCATAAAAAAAAGCTACAAACCATTACAGAAATTGAAGAGAGAAAAAAGGGCATTTGTAAGTCACAAAGATAGCAGTGAGAAATAATATGTGGAAGATCCCACAAAAATGACCCATGCAGAAATATTATCCCTATTGGGCAAACTGCGCTGAATAGTTTCTTTCAGGGTATGCTGAGTGTTGTTGGGTGTGGGGTGAGAGGGGTTTTTTCTCCCTCTTCCTTGTACTATTTTCTTCCTTCTTATTCTTAATGAAATGATGCGCAGCTCTCCTGCGTGCCCGAGAAAAAAATGCATCAGAGCAGTTGCCGTACTACATTTTGTTCACTTTTTCACACCATCATCATGGTGGGTATAGAACAAAAGTCGTTTGCAAATGATGATACTACATTCGTTCCTTTTTATTAGGTGTAACTTTAACACGGTAACCAAAGCACTGATTTGAGGATAATTTGGGACAGAAATGGTTATACAATGTAGGTTAGAGGGGTAATTACTGGCGGCTAATTAATGATCCTCCAATTCAGGACGGCTGGAATTGGCATCAACAGGGGTAAAAAGGAAATACACCTAATGAAAAGGCTGTCGGGAGTATAACGCATCGAGAACTTGCAAGTTGCAATAATAGAAACACTAGAGTTTGCATTTCGCAGTACAATGAAATACAATCAAACAAGTTATGGGGTCACAATTCAACAGAACCCACGCGGGGGCGCGGGGGGGTGTTAAACTTACAATTTTGAAAATGTTGGTCCACATATTCAGTGTAGAAGGCAAGGACACTTCCTTTATAAAATCACCAGTGTTCCTGCCTGTACAGTACAAGGTGAAATCTGCAACATGGCTTGCTGCCTGTCATACAAAGAGTAATGACATAATCCCATATATAGAACAGAAGAACAAATGAAGAAACTAGATGAAAGAAATGGGATCACACTAAGTTATCTGAAAATAGTGGGATTCTATGGTTGTCATTCTTAATTCCAAATCGGAGTACAAGATATGATAATTGAACAATACTACAACAATGGGAGTCTATCATTGTCATTTTAAATTCCAGAACCAGTATTCTGCCATTCTAGTTCCAAAGCCTTAAGAAGTTACACCATTCCACTCACAGATGAATGAGCAAGAAGTTTCTATTTATAGGGTAAAAACACAATCCAATTGCTTTCAATAACGGTTGCAGTTAA comes from Triticum aestivum cultivar Chinese Spring chromosome 5B, IWGSC CS RefSeq v2.1, whole genome shotgun sequence and encodes:
- the LOC123114471 gene encoding mediator of RNA polymerase II transcription subunit 13 isoform X1; translation: MWTNIFKIGELQTVSWFQFLPVEPDYSATSDRSSKAEQKDALNSTVLSAYLRLQNEGFLSTWTNSFVGPWDPSQGEHNPDEKIKLWLFLSGRHSSVPEMTQPAVAKLRVVSSGLWVAPGNSEEVAAALCQALRNSLERALRGLSYARFGDVFTKYTPPTRNQNSFRRAQPTVEFVFAATEEAIFVHVIISARYMRNLSSDDIEKVLTHTPRSVGEGLPVIVAPSGMLGRLVGCCPSDLARQVYSSKLSAPNLPGFTQPTICQLRGQSYYVEVALGFPPTSTDKTSESENNEIKKELDSVNDPHLGADGQQKLESAEGLPALERTFIYPPEAVMVPMVHQAFVHFSSKRMWSQDWMGSSSWEAWPFWNFSPSSYFRNSSFFGSSRGLGVNSNFLRLRRQRNSNSNGMASSISSVSSTSNGSGHAVAAKGGDLLADADSAACRQSDLPLNNDIAGSKVVSKRSRSEITEVSSHAGKEVRENMQGTNSQGGCSWGWGEEGVVMDIDILLSEFGDFSDFFQEDELDFGEPPGTAESHALVTPASEYGDMPFIDSPSIAMDIPEQRLSPVGFTSMEAFSHHTMSPIQDVASKVQEPLKEIASPAVSQSFVLSSSRSDFLTRAEATLTFAPEYAAVEISSCETPATLFTNPYLPRSKKRGSCGFSSRVYSYDVTQSSKVESAGDKSEKSDKLTPANLSRDVGRSSLYTLVQGRKNESEKSLNNADEQSCKGETSRPVSGETSFSSSLTLQKKSDNMLNVGYFLLSMKTALATEIECITFQAAMCRIRHTLVSLRTKASAELKSALSSAMQTESSSNSDLVPKYDMKRKESIPARLSSDVDHEMYDRSRLENVGVWRSVVVPKGAKPLDSLSAKTFSGTSPSVQRQPIVELLSAMALLVQQSTSFVDIALDMDDGDGSFFWLSLDEQRRRGFSCDPSMVHAGCGGLLGTCHSKDCAGVDLVDPLSAEVSESSMIGLLQSDIKSALKTAFANMDGPLSVIDWCRGRSNIAESAAMGDAYSFHYTTGDIRETSNSIPIGGDAMSPPQSSSDREGASHDSSRDNAGTSEEHHKGYHRVRPTIAVLPSPSLLVGYQDDWLKTSANCLKLWEKAPLEPYASAKPVTYYALCPDIDLLTSAATDFFMQLGTIYEVCKLGTHSPQHSGGQIEQSPGKYQSSGLVLVECPDQLKSSGSHSVSISSVTEYFQALSKSWSVKSFLSSLARIIKDIKLTLNISTNQKESSNIPCTVVYVVCPFPEPSAVLQTLVESSVALGSILSSERERKSFLYAQVAKALNSSASADEASASNVVMLSGFSIPKLVLQIVTVETLLRLNKPNELAAFKDIAFTVYNKARRIPRFVSTSDMFQSPTYMSRPQSTMMHTASPGPTLWKECLAPRMSGQTLSRETEFDASMRSVSWDNSWQPGRAVGLPDPSKIPELCAQDDRKYAFEPLFILAEPGAVDYNDTMESSRFGVDASSSRAYSSISGGTDSGASPLLEGSENDSAPSLHCCYGWTEDWRWLVCIWTDSRGELLDSLIFPFGGISSRQDTTVLQSLFIQILQQGCQIMSSSPEASNTRSRDIIITRIGGFLELEIQEWQKAIYSFGGNEVKKWPVQLRRSIPDGITSNSNGPTLEQQDMGLIQDRNMPSSPSTLYSPHSKSSFTKGQPGNKKQILAEQTGMDSSRGSLHLVRSISLVAVSQDSSLHLACQADLLATRPTSGEGNQSSGTGSSSYLDGFAPVKSIGSMSASYLLVPSPSMRYLSPATLQLPTCLTSESPPLAHLLHSKGTATPLAMGYVVSKAVPPVRKNAVQLTKEDSRHSVLSVSIVDYYGGTVQERMSRGVGSMSKQAVRHETSARDYETDMHNVLEAVAAELHSLSWMTVSPVYMERRSALPFHCDMVLRLRRLLHYADRHLSQPTDKGDVS